From a region of the Xanthomonas rydalmerensis genome:
- a CDS encoding MASE1 domain-containing protein, translated as MARLTTFAKGLLLSAVYCAGYLVAWRLSLDQWFLPAGLRAAVLLFMPLRLWPYLLLGDAAALLALRVPLIDEGQSATWAYLSPLLLMPLSALVPLWFRRRVPDVMVWQQRLLPVVLGMALWGVLINKVLNWLLDGPVTDINVENALKFWVGNYLGILVFVLPALLWVRREGTALMSRGLMHDSLRAALMVGALFAAAMNVPDGVARQFLLVMMIVPGFWLTLGHEWRGAAVGIVMADIAVAMALAKSHQAGAFDLEMFYVQMLVSFAATTLFVLGTRIAGVMEQARRLGFAEQEALQVAQASYMSAERTLRNRVIEYTDIHVHINKLRRDIATTLKQHGHYAAAMEMNRTGVIQAQLLDDYVAALYPLDIETHGLYGALNSVAFANACDTEVEARLHGDSRRLSIGLQLAAYRCVLNAMEILPDAGRHTITARVWSARGKRGVVVTLEADAAMPGAGRKHHNADEMDWELASRLKAHDGTCRRRHERKISFLISEPLERTVTS; from the coding sequence ATGGCTAGATTGACTACTTTCGCGAAGGGACTCCTCCTGAGCGCCGTGTACTGCGCCGGCTATCTGGTGGCGTGGCGGTTGTCTTTGGACCAATGGTTCTTGCCGGCCGGCCTGCGTGCGGCCGTGTTGCTGTTCATGCCGCTGCGGCTTTGGCCTTATCTGTTGCTCGGTGATGCCGCAGCGCTACTGGCGTTGCGTGTGCCGCTGATTGACGAGGGCCAGAGTGCGACCTGGGCATATCTGAGTCCGCTGCTGCTGATGCCGTTGTCGGCGCTAGTGCCGCTGTGGTTCCGACGCCGCGTGCCCGATGTGATGGTCTGGCAGCAGCGGTTGCTGCCGGTGGTGCTCGGCATGGCGCTGTGGGGCGTGCTGATCAACAAGGTGCTGAACTGGTTGCTGGATGGGCCGGTGACCGACATCAACGTCGAGAACGCGCTGAAGTTCTGGGTCGGTAATTATCTCGGCATCCTGGTGTTCGTGTTGCCGGCGCTACTGTGGGTACGTCGCGAAGGCACGGCGCTGATGTCGCGCGGCCTGATGCACGACAGCCTGCGCGCTGCGCTGATGGTGGGGGCCCTGTTCGCGGCGGCGATGAACGTACCGGACGGGGTCGCGCGGCAGTTCCTGCTGGTGATGATGATCGTACCGGGCTTCTGGCTGACCCTTGGCCACGAGTGGCGCGGTGCGGCCGTCGGCATCGTCATGGCCGACATCGCGGTGGCGATGGCGCTGGCGAAGTCGCATCAAGCCGGTGCGTTCGACCTTGAAATGTTCTACGTGCAGATGCTGGTGTCGTTCGCCGCCACTACGCTGTTCGTGCTTGGCACCCGTATCGCCGGGGTGATGGAGCAGGCCCGACGCCTGGGCTTCGCCGAACAGGAAGCGCTGCAGGTCGCCCAGGCAAGCTACATGTCGGCCGAGCGTACCCTCCGCAACCGGGTGATCGAGTACACCGACATCCACGTACACATCAACAAGCTGCGCCGCGACATCGCCACCACACTGAAGCAGCACGGCCATTATGCCGCGGCGATGGAAATGAATCGCACCGGGGTGATCCAGGCGCAACTGCTGGACGATTATGTTGCCGCCCTGTATCCGCTGGATATCGAAACCCATGGCCTGTACGGCGCGCTGAATTCGGTCGCCTTCGCCAACGCCTGCGATACCGAGGTCGAGGCGCGCCTGCACGGTGATTCGCGGCGGCTGTCGATCGGGCTACAGTTGGCGGCGTATCGCTGCGTGCTCAATGCCATGGAAATCCTGCCCGACGCGGGCCGGCATACGATCACGGCACGGGTCTGGTCGGCGCGTGGCAAGCGTGGCGTAGTGGTGACCCTGGAAGCCGATGCGGCGATGCCGGGTGCCGGCCGCAAGCACCACAACGCCGACGAGATGGACTGGGAGCTGGCCAGCCGGTTGAAGGCTCATGACGGCACCTGCCGGCGCCGTCATGAGCGAAAGATCAGTTTCCTGATCTCCGAACCGCTGGAAAGGACCGTTACTTCTTGA
- a CDS encoding YcxB family protein produces MRMGGAFLLGVLLLLSDARGGWASVLGEALVFFSCGAPIWLALWYGWVVPSKLLFLYTQQESLRHRFTYAWDQVGIRITWPNGEVHRRWRDYVRYRESPRVLLLYHNDGMFDVVPTAWFADAAQRDAFRRLAARVGTGTGKSTV; encoded by the coding sequence ATGCGGATGGGCGGTGCGTTCCTGCTCGGCGTATTGCTGTTGTTGTCTGACGCGCGCGGTGGCTGGGCGAGCGTCCTGGGCGAGGCGCTGGTCTTCTTCAGTTGCGGTGCTCCGATCTGGCTGGCCTTGTGGTACGGCTGGGTCGTGCCGAGCAAGCTGCTGTTCCTCTACACGCAGCAGGAGTCGCTGCGGCATCGCTTCACCTATGCATGGGACCAGGTGGGCATCCGCATCACCTGGCCGAACGGCGAGGTACACCGCCGCTGGCGCGATTACGTCCGGTATCGCGAGAGTCCGCGGGTGTTGCTGCTGTACCACAACGACGGCATGTTCGACGTGGTGCCGACGGCATGGTTTGCCGACGCCGCACAGCGCGACGCGTTCCGGCGGCTGGCGGCGCGGGTGGGAACCGGAACTGGCAAGTCCACCGTGTAG
- a CDS encoding ABC-F family ATP-binding cassette domain-containing protein, with the protein MISLRNFALRRGERLLLSNVDLTLHAGYRVGVVGRNGAGKSSLFAAVKGELEADKGDVDLPGKVRIASVAQETPSLPDPALSFVLGGDTAVAAVLSEEAEATAREDWEAVAAAHTKMAEMGAYDADARAGKLLHGLGFPAETHHRAVSSFSGGWRVRLNLARALMMPSDLLLLDEPTNHLDLDAVYWLEQWLLKYPGTLLLISHDREFLDNVATHTLHLHGGGAKLYPGGYTDFERQRAEQLRQQQIAHEKEQAERAHLQSFIDRFKAQASKAAQAQSRMKRLAKLAGTEAVRAEREFRIEFAPPAKLPFSLIRLNHVEAGYGSDAVILHNVGFGLEAGQRIGLLGPNGAGKTTLVKTLVGELAPLAGERAAHPDLRIGYFAQHTVESLHEGQSPMEHFRDLAPDAPNQAFRDFLGKWNFPGDRAFEPVDGFSGGERARLALALIAWQQPNVLLLDEPTNHLDLEMREALAEALADFDGAIVMVSHDRHLIGLVCDTFWRVADGVVEPFDGDLDAYAAWLRTRPAAQGTKQKLAEAAPTPPPPVKPLPAKKPPNPHKLAAAEKRVGELEATLAELDRQLADPRSYADAEKMAVLGRDREATARDLAQAEQAWMELIDGA; encoded by the coding sequence TTGATTTCCCTACGTAATTTCGCCTTGCGCCGCGGCGAGCGGCTGTTGCTGTCCAATGTCGACCTCACCCTGCATGCCGGCTACCGGGTGGGCGTGGTCGGCCGCAACGGGGCCGGCAAGTCCAGCCTGTTCGCGGCGGTGAAGGGCGAACTGGAGGCCGACAAGGGCGACGTCGACCTGCCCGGCAAGGTGCGCATCGCCAGCGTCGCCCAGGAAACCCCGTCGCTGCCGGACCCGGCACTGAGCTTCGTGCTCGGTGGCGACACCGCGGTGGCCGCGGTGCTGAGCGAAGAGGCCGAGGCGACCGCGCGCGAGGACTGGGAGGCGGTCGCCGCCGCGCACACCAAGATGGCCGAGATGGGCGCCTACGACGCCGATGCGCGTGCCGGCAAGCTGCTGCATGGCCTCGGCTTCCCGGCCGAGACCCATCACCGCGCGGTGTCCTCGTTCTCCGGCGGCTGGCGCGTGCGCCTGAACCTGGCGCGCGCGCTGATGATGCCCAGCGACCTGCTGCTGCTCGACGAACCGACCAATCACCTCGACCTGGACGCGGTGTACTGGCTGGAGCAGTGGCTGCTGAAGTACCCGGGCACGCTGCTGCTGATCTCGCACGACCGCGAGTTCCTCGACAACGTCGCCACCCACACCCTGCACCTGCACGGTGGCGGCGCCAAGCTCTATCCGGGCGGCTATACCGATTTCGAACGTCAGCGCGCCGAACAACTGCGCCAGCAGCAGATCGCGCACGAGAAGGAACAGGCCGAGCGCGCCCACCTGCAGAGCTTCATCGACCGCTTCAAGGCCCAGGCCAGCAAGGCCGCGCAGGCGCAGAGCCGGATGAAGCGTCTGGCCAAGCTGGCCGGTACCGAAGCGGTGCGCGCCGAGCGCGAGTTCCGCATCGAATTCGCGCCGCCGGCCAAACTGCCGTTCTCGCTGATCCGCCTGAACCATGTCGAGGCCGGCTACGGCAGCGACGCGGTCATTCTGCACAACGTGGGCTTTGGCCTGGAAGCCGGCCAGCGCATCGGCCTGCTCGGCCCCAACGGTGCCGGTAAGACCACGCTGGTGAAGACCCTGGTGGGCGAGCTGGCGCCGCTTGCAGGGGAACGCGCCGCCCATCCGGACCTGCGCATCGGCTACTTCGCCCAGCACACGGTGGAGTCGCTGCATGAAGGCCAGTCGCCGATGGAACACTTCCGCGACCTGGCCCCGGATGCGCCGAACCAGGCGTTCCGCGACTTCCTCGGCAAGTGGAATTTCCCGGGTGACCGTGCGTTCGAGCCGGTGGACGGCTTCTCCGGCGGCGAGCGCGCGCGCCTGGCGCTGGCGCTGATCGCCTGGCAGCAGCCGAACGTGCTGCTGCTGGACGAACCGACCAACCATCTCGATCTGGAAATGCGCGAGGCGCTGGCCGAGGCGCTGGCCGATTTCGACGGCGCCATCGTCATGGTCTCGCACGACCGCCACCTGATCGGCCTGGTCTGCGATACCTTCTGGCGCGTGGCCGACGGCGTGGTGGAGCCGTTCGACGGCGACCTCGACGCCTACGCCGCGTGGCTACGCACCCGGCCGGCCGCGCAGGGCACCAAGCAGAAACTGGCCGAGGCCGCGCCGACCCCGCCGCCGCCGGTCAAGCCGCTGCCGGCGAAGAAGCCGCCGAACCCGCACAAGCTGGCCGCCGCAGAGAAGCGCGTGGGCGAACTGGAAGCCACCCTGGCCGAGCTCGATCGCCAGCTCGCCGACCCGCGCAGCTATGCCGATGCGGAGAAGATGGCGGTGCTGGGCCGCGACCGCGAAGCGACCGCGCGCGATCTGGCGCAGGCCGAGCAGGCGTGGATGGAGTTGATCGACGGCGCCTGA
- a CDS encoding TonB-dependent receptor, which yields MTRTLTPLAHAVALCLATSAVSVHAQNAGNAQTLDTVIVTGTRVADRTVAESASPIDIISPETLQSTGTTELATALSRAVPSLNFPRPAITDGSDAVRPAQLRGLSPDQVLVLVNGKRYHTTALVNLNGAQGRGSSPADLNTIPIAAVERIEVLRDGASAQYGSDAIAGVINIVLKGSGTGGSLAGRYGKYSAGDGEQYQLSGDAGLTFAETGSVHFAAQAGHQDQTDRATPYQGQVQQRYGDPDVDQGAFSYNGQYSPADYITFYSYAMLSRREVLSNGYFRWSGDNRNRPEIYPDGFLPQIYNVSKDVSWVGGVKSSTAGGLAIDLSYNYGRNDLSFDVRHSLNNSLGLASPTEFYAGALQVTQNVLNADFSKSLEVGLAYPVTLAFGAEWRGEKFNESPGAPASYVNGGIPSANGTLLPGAQVFAGFKPSDSGHYDRNSYSTYLDLEGDITDKFSAGLAGRYENYSDFGDTATGKLSLRYAFSPKVALRATASTGFRAPSLQQQYFQSVATNFINVAQPDGSIAATPFEIGTFRTDNPAAIALGAEPLKAEKSKNYGLGLVLQPVDALYITLDAYRIDIDDRIVLSENLTSTAVRNYLQGNGYAGIGGGRYFTNAIDTKTQGVDAIGTYKLALPASSLDLTAGYNYNKTDIEKIAGNPAVLEAIDPTAVRIGRAEIGRITRGSPRDKFFLSSVWSPGAWAFTATATRWGEFTDFGTTPAADQTYAAKWTLDLSAAYTLGRWRVTVGGDNVLNEYPDRSRAGAGTRTYLPYSTSSPFGFNGAFAYANVNYSW from the coding sequence ATGACGCGCACGCTCACTCCGCTCGCCCATGCCGTCGCCCTGTGCCTGGCGACGTCCGCCGTTTCCGTCCACGCACAGAACGCCGGCAACGCGCAAACGCTGGACACGGTCATCGTCACCGGCACCCGCGTGGCCGACCGCACCGTGGCCGAATCGGCCTCGCCGATCGACATCATCTCGCCGGAAACATTGCAGTCCACCGGCACCACCGAACTGGCCACCGCGCTGTCGCGCGCCGTGCCCTCGCTGAACTTCCCGCGCCCGGCGATCACCGATGGCTCCGATGCCGTGCGCCCGGCGCAGTTGCGCGGGCTCTCGCCGGACCAGGTGCTGGTGCTGGTCAATGGCAAGCGCTACCACACCACGGCCCTGGTCAACCTCAACGGCGCGCAGGGCCGCGGCTCCTCGCCGGCCGATCTCAACACCATCCCCATCGCCGCGGTCGAGCGCATCGAAGTGCTGCGCGACGGCGCCTCCGCGCAATACGGTTCCGATGCCATCGCCGGCGTCATCAACATCGTGCTCAAGGGCAGCGGCACGGGCGGCAGCCTGGCCGGGCGCTACGGCAAGTACAGCGCCGGCGACGGCGAGCAGTACCAGCTCTCCGGCGATGCCGGCCTCACCTTCGCCGAGACCGGCAGCGTGCACTTCGCCGCGCAGGCCGGACACCAGGACCAGACCGACCGCGCCACGCCGTACCAGGGCCAGGTGCAGCAGCGCTACGGCGACCCGGACGTGGACCAGGGCGCGTTCTCCTACAACGGCCAGTACAGCCCGGCCGACTACATCACCTTCTATTCCTACGCGATGCTCAGCCGCCGCGAAGTGCTGTCCAACGGCTACTTCCGCTGGTCCGGCGACAACCGCAACCGCCCGGAGATCTATCCCGACGGCTTCCTGCCGCAGATCTACAACGTCAGCAAGGACGTGTCCTGGGTCGGCGGGGTCAAGTCCAGCACCGCCGGCGGCCTGGCCATCGACCTCAGCTACAACTACGGCCGCAACGACCTGAGTTTCGACGTGCGCCACAGCCTCAACAACAGCCTGGGCCTGGCCAGTCCCACCGAGTTCTATGCCGGCGCGCTGCAGGTCACGCAGAACGTGCTCAACGCCGATTTCAGCAAATCGCTGGAGGTCGGCCTGGCCTATCCGGTGACCCTGGCCTTCGGCGCCGAATGGCGCGGCGAGAAATTCAACGAATCGCCGGGCGCGCCGGCGTCCTACGTCAACGGCGGCATCCCCTCGGCCAACGGCACCCTGCTGCCTGGCGCGCAGGTGTTCGCCGGCTTCAAGCCCAGCGATTCCGGCCACTACGACCGCAACAGCTATTCGACCTACCTCGATCTGGAAGGCGACATCACCGACAAGTTCTCCGCCGGCCTGGCCGGGCGCTACGAGAACTACAGCGACTTCGGCGACACCGCCACCGGCAAGCTGTCGCTGCGCTACGCCTTCAGCCCCAAGGTCGCGCTGCGCGCCACCGCCTCCACCGGCTTCCGCGCGCCTTCGTTGCAGCAGCAGTATTTCCAGTCGGTCGCCACCAACTTCATCAACGTCGCCCAGCCCGACGGCAGCATCGCCGCCACGCCGTTCGAGATCGGCACCTTCCGCACCGACAACCCGGCGGCGATCGCGCTCGGCGCCGAACCGCTGAAGGCCGAGAAATCCAAGAACTACGGCCTGGGCCTGGTGTTGCAGCCGGTGGACGCGCTGTACATCACCCTCGATGCCTACCGCATCGACATCGACGACCGCATCGTGCTCTCGGAGAACCTCACCTCCACGGCCGTGCGCAACTACCTGCAGGGCAACGGCTACGCCGGCATCGGCGGCGGCCGCTACTTCACCAATGCCATCGACACCAAGACCCAGGGCGTGGACGCGATCGGCACCTACAAGCTCGCGCTGCCCGCCAGCAGCCTCGACCTCACCGCCGGCTACAACTACAACAAGACCGACATCGAGAAGATCGCCGGCAACCCGGCGGTGCTGGAAGCGATCGACCCGACCGCGGTGCGCATCGGCCGCGCCGAGATCGGCCGCATCACCCGCGGTTCGCCGCGCGACAAGTTCTTCCTGAGCAGCGTGTGGTCGCCCGGCGCCTGGGCCTTCACCGCCACCGCGACGCGCTGGGGCGAGTTCACCGACTTCGGCACCACGCCCGCCGCCGACCAGACCTACGCGGCCAAATGGACCCTGGATCTGTCGGCCGCCTACACGCTGGGCCGCTGGCGCGTGACCGTCGGCGGCGACAACGTGCTCAACGAATATCCCGACCGCTCTCGCGCCGGCGCGGGCACCCGCACCTATCTGCCGTACAGCACGTCCTCGCCATTCGGCTTCAACGGCGCGTTCGCCTACGCCAACGTCAACTACAGTTGGTAA
- a CDS encoding TonB-dependent receptor, whose protein sequence is MNRPLSLLTSAVLAALAAPSFAQTASDAPSTPSTLDTVIVTGTRVSDRTVAESQSPIDIITPEALQATGTSELATALSRALPSLNFPRPALTDGTSGIRPAQLRGLSPDQVLVLVNGKRRHTSAMINVNGTIGRGSSAVDLNAIPIAAIERVEVLRDGASAQYGSDAIAGVVNIVLKGAGEGGSLAVEHGQYSAGDGAKSQLSGDAGVGFGDGRGSLHVAGQISQQDATNRAGPYQGTAPNTGNYPGIGQTTFVYGDPKVDATAVSANSEFRFSDNLTGYATAIASNRDITSFAFYRSPNHNGQTALLAQVYPDGYVPQIEQYSKDRSLVAGLKGSIAGGFTWDVSYNYGYNKVDFHTANSINYSLGVDSPSRFYDGALEYTQNAVNADFTQPLEWGLAYPVTLSFGAEYRQEKWNQSPGEPASYTGTTGGAQGFAGFAPLNAVHSDRHNYAVYAGLEADLTDKFSAGLTGRYEDYSDFGSKTSGKLSARYAFTDKVALRGTVASGFRAPSLAQQQYQAVTSSYINGSFFESGTFPVNSAVAQALGAAPLKAETSLSYSLGLVLQPVERLYLTVDAYQIEIDDRILLSSNLNDAAVLGQLRELGYSNVTSVRYFSNAADTRTRGVDVVGTYSIPLAASTLDLTASYGYSKTDITHAVTQPQALAAIGSTQTTLGRDEIGRLEDSYPKDKLIFSGTWKLPKWDLSLAATRYGEFTVRNSATATRDQTYGADWVVDASASFKPSTNWTLTLGADNVFDQYPDKTDNLINSTYGMLPYSNYSPYGFNGAYVYGRINYRW, encoded by the coding sequence ATGAACCGTCCGTTGTCGCTGCTGACGAGCGCCGTGCTCGCCGCCCTCGCCGCCCCCTCCTTCGCCCAGACCGCGTCCGACGCACCCAGCACGCCCAGCACGCTGGACACGGTGATCGTCACCGGCACCCGCGTCAGCGACCGCACCGTCGCCGAGTCGCAATCGCCGATCGACATCATCACTCCCGAGGCGCTGCAGGCCACCGGCACCTCGGAATTGGCGACCGCGCTGTCGCGCGCGCTGCCCTCGCTGAACTTCCCGCGCCCGGCCTTGACCGACGGCACCAGCGGCATCCGCCCGGCGCAGCTGCGCGGGCTCTCGCCCGACCAGGTGCTGGTGCTGGTCAACGGCAAGCGCCGCCACACCTCGGCGATGATCAACGTCAACGGCACCATCGGCCGCGGTTCCTCGGCGGTGGATCTCAACGCGATCCCGATCGCCGCGATCGAGCGGGTGGAAGTGCTGCGCGACGGCGCCTCGGCGCAGTACGGCTCCGACGCCATCGCCGGCGTGGTCAACATCGTGCTCAAGGGCGCCGGCGAAGGCGGCAGCCTGGCCGTGGAGCACGGCCAGTACTCGGCCGGCGACGGCGCCAAGTCGCAACTCTCCGGCGACGCCGGTGTCGGCTTCGGCGACGGCCGCGGCAGCCTGCACGTGGCCGGGCAGATCAGCCAGCAGGACGCCACCAACCGCGCCGGCCCCTACCAGGGCACCGCGCCGAACACCGGCAACTACCCCGGCATCGGCCAGACCACCTTCGTCTACGGCGACCCCAAGGTCGACGCCACCGCGGTCTCGGCCAACAGCGAGTTCCGCTTCAGCGACAACCTCACCGGCTACGCTACCGCGATCGCCAGCAACCGCGACATCACCTCGTTCGCGTTCTACCGCTCGCCCAACCACAACGGCCAGACCGCGCTGCTGGCGCAGGTCTATCCCGACGGCTACGTGCCGCAGATCGAGCAGTACTCCAAGGACCGCTCGCTGGTCGCCGGCCTGAAGGGCAGCATCGCCGGCGGCTTCACCTGGGACGTCAGCTACAACTACGGCTACAACAAGGTCGACTTCCACACCGCCAACAGCATCAACTACAGCCTCGGCGTCGACAGCCCGAGTCGCTTCTACGACGGCGCGCTGGAGTACACCCAGAACGCAGTCAATGCCGACTTCACCCAGCCGCTGGAGTGGGGCCTGGCCTATCCGGTGACGCTATCCTTCGGCGCCGAATACCGCCAGGAGAAGTGGAACCAGTCGCCGGGCGAGCCGGCTTCGTACACCGGCACCACCGGCGGCGCGCAGGGTTTCGCCGGCTTCGCGCCGCTCAACGCCGTGCATTCGGACCGCCACAACTACGCGGTGTATGCGGGACTGGAAGCCGACCTCACCGACAAGTTCTCCGCCGGCCTCACCGGCCGCTACGAGGACTACTCGGATTTCGGCAGCAAGACCTCCGGCAAGCTGTCGGCGCGCTACGCGTTCACCGACAAGGTGGCGCTGCGCGGCACTGTCGCCAGCGGCTTCCGCGCGCCGTCGCTGGCGCAGCAGCAGTACCAGGCGGTGACCAGCAGCTACATCAACGGCAGCTTCTTCGAATCCGGCACCTTCCCGGTGAACAGCGCCGTGGCCCAGGCGCTGGGCGCCGCGCCGCTGAAGGCCGAGACCTCGCTGTCCTACAGCCTGGGCCTGGTGCTGCAGCCGGTCGAGCGCCTGTACCTGACCGTGGACGCGTACCAGATCGAGATCGACGACCGCATCCTGCTGTCGTCCAACCTCAACGACGCGGCGGTGCTGGGACAACTGCGCGAGCTCGGCTACAGCAACGTCACCAGCGTGCGTTACTTCAGCAACGCCGCCGACACCCGCACCCGCGGCGTCGACGTGGTCGGCACCTACAGCATCCCGTTGGCGGCCAGCACGCTGGACCTCACCGCCAGCTACGGCTACAGCAAGACCGACATCACCCATGCGGTGACCCAGCCGCAGGCGCTGGCCGCCATCGGCTCGACCCAGACCACCCTGGGCCGCGACGAGATCGGCCGCCTGGAGGACAGCTACCCGAAGGACAAGCTGATCTTCAGCGGCACCTGGAAGCTGCCGAAGTGGGACCTGAGCCTGGCCGCCACCCGCTACGGCGAGTTCACCGTGCGCAATTCGGCCACCGCCACCCGCGACCAGACCTACGGCGCGGACTGGGTGGTCGACGCCTCGGCCAGCTTCAAGCCGAGCACGAACTGGACGCTGACGCTGGGCGCGGACAACGTGTTCGACCAGTACCCGGACAAGACCGACAACCTGATCAACTCCACCTACGGCATGCTGCCGTACAGCAACTACTCGCCGTACGGCTTCAACGGCGCCTACGTGTACGGGCGGATCAATTACCGCTGGTGA
- a CDS encoding TonB-dependent receptor: MTQRRLHLVSAVLLALASANSLAQSQQAPTTLDNIIVTGTRISDRTVAESQSPIDIIAPEALQATGASDLASALGKLLPSLNFPRPAINDGNDALRPATLRGLSPDAVLVLLDGKRYHTTSLVNYNPSVGRGSAPADLNSIPMSAIARIEVLRDGASAQYGSDAIAGVINIVLKHGAKAGSNSVAVNGGIMDKGDGAQNGIDGSYGLAFGGAPGGEAPGWVRVSWNYQNAMNTNRAENTDKATTLAGAANPSGVPYERYGDPAVKTYQGLVNFGYALTPHVDLYGYANFSRREVLSNGYYRAWDNSDRNVQAVYPNGYLPQIYNPSNDRAAVLGVKGSTDNGWTWDVSADYGKNDVTFDLRNTINTNLYWSTGASPTRFNAGGFRNEQNALNADFSKSLDWGLAYPVNLAFGAEYRQDKYAVVAGSPTSIYFDPNAINPETGAPYPGGSQVFPGLSPTVAGQFQRHSKAVYADLEADLTERLSGGVAARYEDYSDAGTTRSGKLSARYQLNDAFAIRGTISNGFRAPSLAQQNYASVVTLPVDGVLSQIGTYRTSDPVAIALGAKPLSPEKSTNYSIGAVWQPGGGFNATLDLYQIRIWDQILYSDQISLAEPIGQVSAAQFFVNGATTRTRGVDWVNNYLLDLDRAGTLNLSFSANYNKIEILEISDPNFGRASQGLLTDATPRTKYVLSGDWSLAGWTLHGDATRYGAITRRGDEADGSQDQGFAARWLLNLSTSYAWHDLTFTVGADNVTNQYPTRTALNNIYDDRPNGLQYSPLSPFGFNGRYWYGRVSYRF; the protein is encoded by the coding sequence ATGACGCAACGCCGCCTCCACCTCGTCAGTGCCGTCCTGCTCGCGCTCGCCTCCGCCAACAGCCTCGCCCAGTCCCAGCAGGCACCGACCACGCTGGACAACATCATCGTCACCGGCACCCGCATCTCCGACCGCACGGTGGCCGAATCGCAGTCGCCGATCGACATCATCGCGCCCGAGGCGCTGCAGGCCACCGGCGCCAGCGACCTCGCCAGCGCCCTCGGCAAGTTGTTGCCGTCGCTGAACTTCCCGCGCCCGGCGATCAACGACGGCAACGACGCGCTGCGCCCGGCGACCCTGCGCGGCCTGTCGCCGGATGCGGTGCTGGTGCTGCTGGACGGCAAGCGCTACCACACCACCTCGCTGGTCAACTACAACCCCTCGGTCGGGCGCGGCTCGGCGCCGGCCGACCTCAACTCGATCCCAATGTCGGCGATCGCGCGCATCGAGGTACTGCGCGACGGCGCCTCCGCGCAATACGGCTCCGACGCCATCGCCGGCGTCATCAACATCGTCCTCAAACATGGCGCCAAGGCCGGCAGCAACAGCGTCGCGGTCAACGGCGGCATCATGGACAAGGGCGACGGCGCGCAGAACGGTATCGACGGCTCCTACGGTCTGGCCTTCGGCGGCGCGCCGGGCGGCGAGGCGCCGGGCTGGGTGCGAGTGTCGTGGAACTACCAGAACGCGATGAACACCAATCGCGCCGAGAACACCGACAAGGCCACCACCCTCGCCGGCGCCGCCAACCCCAGCGGCGTGCCCTACGAGCGCTACGGCGACCCGGCGGTCAAGACCTACCAGGGCTTGGTCAATTTCGGCTACGCGCTCACCCCGCACGTCGACCTGTACGGCTACGCCAACTTCAGCCGCCGCGAGGTGCTGTCCAACGGCTACTACCGCGCCTGGGACAACAGCGACCGCAACGTGCAGGCGGTCTATCCCAACGGCTACCTGCCGCAGATCTACAACCCTTCCAACGACCGCGCCGCGGTGCTCGGCGTCAAGGGCAGCACCGACAACGGCTGGACCTGGGACGTCTCCGCCGACTACGGCAAGAACGACGTCACCTTCGACCTGCGCAACACCATCAACACCAACCTGTACTGGAGCACCGGCGCCTCGCCGACGCGCTTCAACGCCGGCGGCTTCCGCAACGAGCAGAACGCGCTCAACGCCGACTTCAGCAAGTCGCTGGACTGGGGCCTGGCCTACCCGGTGAACCTCGCCTTCGGCGCCGAATACCGGCAGGACAAGTACGCCGTGGTGGCCGGCTCACCCACCTCGATCTACTTCGATCCGAACGCCATCAACCCCGAGACCGGCGCGCCCTACCCCGGCGGCTCGCAAGTGTTCCCCGGCCTGTCGCCGACCGTGGCCGGGCAATTCCAGCGCCACAGCAAGGCGGTGTACGCCGACCTGGAAGCGGACCTGACCGAGCGCCTGTCCGGCGGCGTGGCCGCGCGCTACGAGGACTACAGCGATGCCGGCACCACCCGCTCGGGCAAGCTGTCGGCGCGCTACCAGCTCAACGACGCCTTCGCCATCCGCGGCACCATCTCCAACGGCTTCCGCGCGCCCTCGCTGGCGCAACAGAACTACGCCTCGGTGGTGACCCTGCCGGTGGACGGCGTCCTCAGCCAGATCGGCACCTACCGCACCTCCGATCCGGTGGCCATCGCCCTCGGCGCCAAGCCGCTGTCGCCGGAGAAATCCACCAACTACAGCATCGGTGCGGTCTGGCAACCGGGCGGCGGCTTCAACGCCACCCTGGACCTGTACCAGATCCGCATCTGGGACCAGATCCTGTATTCGGACCAGATCTCGCTGGCCGAGCCGATCGGCCAGGTCAGCGCCGCACAGTTCTTCGTCAACGGCGCCACCACCCGCACCCGCGGCGTGGACTGGGTGAACAATTACCTGCTCGACCTCGACCGCGCCGGCACGCTCAACCTCAGTTTCAGCGCCAACTACAACAAGATCGAGATCCTGGAGATCTCCGATCCGAACTTCGGCCGCGCCAGCCAGGGCCTGCTGACCGATGCCACGCCGCGCACCAAGTACGTGCTCAGCGGCGACTGGAGCCTGGCCGGCTGGACCCTGCACGGCGACGCCACCCGCTACGGCGCCATCACCCGCCGCGGCGACGAGGCCGACGGCAGCCAGGACCAGGGCTTCGCCGCACGCTGGCTGCTGAACCTGTCCACCAGCTATGCCTGGCACGACCTGACCTTCACCGTCGGCGCCGACAACGTCACCAACCAGTACCCGACCCGGACCGCGCTCAACAACATCTACGACGACCGGCCCAACGGCCTGCAGTACTCGCCGCTGTCGCCGTTCGGCTTCAACGGGCGCTATTGGTACGGACGGGTGAGCTACCGCTTCTGA